A single genomic interval of Zunongwangia sp. HGR-M22 harbors:
- a CDS encoding M16 family metallopeptidase, with protein MIRKKICLLLAFFTLALSAQDNKLEKAKLIHDSLSNGLNYYIMQNNEPENRASFYFAQNVGSILENDSQQGLAHFLEHMAFNGTENFKNKEMLTYLEQNGLKFGTEINAYTSFDQTVYNINQVPVTNEKLLDSVLLILHDWSGYLSLTDEEIDNERGVVNEEWRSSNTANYRASTKIWLDGYLKDSKYSKRMPIGKMDIVNNFEYDKLRDYYERWYRPDQQAVIVVGDIDPELMEQKVKDIFSEIPLKKDLPARESFDVTLNKEPLFIVATDKELGNPNVEYFIKHKKEDLSVLEKEKRSLVGSLTNYILNNRLSELSVEDDSPVLGVGFGIQDFVRPLEVLSINISPKKDSLLAGLEFALSEYKRFAEYGATSAELERAKAAFKTSYTSAIKNVDKRSNDSYASAIIDAYLENEPVFDYKSSLVYGENLIEKINNNDILDYLSDFEGEYGRGIGIKGTTDYNYPEKNEIEIILENIKNKSLAPYEENLQEKTLINEELQKTEVTRETKLKGIDAKQYTLANGLKIVTFPTDFEKDQVYMSAFSPGGQSLIATKNLPNVNVASYVVSQSGLGDLDKIELQKKLAGKEVSLGVSINNYSENISGGASTKDLEILLKEVYLNFTSPRFDANALDILKQNFENSLEAKKNNVNSAFQDSLTLATSGHSERALIFDRELIDNISLEGVENVFKNRIANAGDFTFVFVGDFDEKILVELAQKYLGNIPKGKKETIKNHNMVPKKGLTKVHVSETMETPQSTISIYMNGEMKYTRKANLEVYIIAELLNKKYMKRIREEEGGSYGVSVGGNVVNKPKGNFNLNISFQCNPDKAEELLEIVYEELENISKNIDSSNFSEIKSNIKKNHRELQKENGFWMSTIVSSLENDLPIDSQEKFEALVDKITISDIKITAVRLNKNPAIVEGVLSPKNQEDDLNTAVD; from the coding sequence ATGATTAGAAAGAAAATATGCTTATTACTAGCCTTTTTTACACTTGCGCTTAGCGCGCAAGACAATAAGCTGGAAAAAGCAAAACTTATCCATGATAGCTTAAGTAATGGTCTTAACTATTACATTATGCAAAATAATGAGCCAGAAAATCGAGCTTCGTTTTATTTTGCTCAAAATGTAGGTTCAATTTTAGAAAATGATAGCCAGCAAGGATTGGCGCATTTTCTAGAGCATATGGCTTTTAATGGGACCGAGAATTTTAAGAATAAAGAAATGCTTACCTATTTAGAGCAAAATGGCTTAAAATTCGGAACTGAAATTAATGCCTACACCAGCTTCGATCAAACCGTTTACAATATTAATCAGGTTCCTGTAACTAATGAAAAATTATTGGATTCTGTATTGTTGATATTACACGATTGGTCTGGATATTTATCGTTAACAGATGAAGAGATTGATAACGAAAGAGGAGTAGTAAACGAGGAGTGGAGAAGTTCTAATACTGCAAATTATAGAGCTTCTACAAAAATCTGGTTAGACGGTTATCTTAAAGATTCGAAGTATAGCAAGCGTATGCCGATAGGCAAAATGGATATCGTTAATAATTTCGAATATGATAAATTAAGAGATTATTACGAGCGCTGGTATAGACCAGATCAGCAAGCAGTAATTGTTGTAGGAGATATCGATCCAGAACTGATGGAACAAAAAGTAAAAGATATTTTTTCAGAAATACCCCTTAAGAAAGATTTACCTGCAAGAGAATCATTTGATGTGACTTTAAACAAAGAACCACTATTTATCGTGGCTACCGATAAAGAACTGGGAAATCCTAATGTAGAATATTTTATTAAGCATAAAAAAGAAGATCTGTCGGTACTCGAAAAAGAGAAAAGATCCTTAGTGGGAAGCTTAACAAATTATATTCTAAATAATAGATTATCTGAATTATCTGTTGAGGATGATAGTCCCGTATTAGGTGTAGGTTTTGGTATACAGGATTTTGTGAGACCTCTGGAAGTGTTGAGTATTAATATTAGTCCTAAAAAAGATAGTTTATTAGCAGGCCTGGAATTTGCACTTTCAGAATACAAGCGTTTTGCAGAATACGGAGCTACATCTGCAGAGCTTGAGAGAGCTAAAGCGGCTTTTAAAACTAGCTATACTTCGGCAATTAAAAATGTAGATAAACGAAGTAATGATTCTTATGCTTCAGCAATTATAGATGCTTATTTAGAAAATGAACCGGTATTCGATTACAAATCGAGTTTAGTGTACGGGGAAAATTTAATCGAAAAAATTAATAATAACGATATTCTTGATTACTTGTCTGATTTTGAAGGTGAGTATGGCCGCGGAATCGGAATTAAAGGAACTACTGATTATAATTATCCTGAAAAAAATGAGATAGAAATTATTTTAGAAAACATAAAGAACAAATCTTTAGCACCTTACGAAGAAAATCTTCAGGAGAAAACTTTAATCAATGAAGAACTTCAGAAAACTGAAGTAACCAGAGAAACGAAACTTAAAGGAATTGATGCCAAGCAATATACTTTAGCAAACGGATTAAAAATCGTGACTTTCCCTACAGATTTTGAGAAAGACCAAGTTTACATGAGTGCTTTTAGCCCGGGTGGTCAATCATTGATCGCTACTAAAAATTTACCAAATGTAAATGTAGCTTCTTATGTGGTTTCGCAATCTGGTTTAGGAGATTTGGATAAAATCGAATTACAAAAAAAGCTTGCGGGTAAAGAAGTTTCTTTGGGAGTTTCAATCAATAATTATTCTGAAAATATCTCTGGAGGTGCTAGTACCAAGGATTTGGAAATACTGCTTAAAGAGGTCTATTTGAATTTTACATCACCTCGATTTGATGCCAACGCCTTGGATATTCTAAAGCAAAATTTTGAAAACAGTTTAGAAGCAAAGAAAAACAATGTTAATAGCGCTTTTCAGGATTCTTTAACCCTGGCGACTTCAGGCCATAGTGAGCGAGCTTTAATTTTTGATCGTGAACTTATAGATAATATCAGCTTAGAAGGAGTAGAGAACGTTTTTAAAAATAGAATTGCTAATGCCGGTGATTTTACGTTCGTTTTTGTAGGAGATTTTGATGAGAAAATTTTAGTGGAATTAGCTCAAAAATATCTTGGGAATATCCCAAAAGGAAAAAAAGAGACGATTAAAAATCATAACATGGTTCCTAAAAAAGGACTTACTAAAGTTCATGTTTCAGAAACTATGGAAACGCCACAATCTACAATTAGCATTTACATGAATGGTGAGATGAAATATACCAGAAAAGCTAATTTAGAAGTATATATTATAGCTGAATTGCTGAATAAAAAATACATGAAGCGTATTAGAGAAGAAGAAGGCGGAAGTTATGGCGTTAGTGTTGGAGGTAATGTTGTAAATAAACCAAAAGGTAATTTTAATCTAAATATAAGTTTTCAATGTAATCCAGATAAAGCTGAAGAACTCTTAGAGATAGTTTATGAGGAGTTAGAGAATATTTCTAAAAACATTGATTCTTCTAATTTTTCAGAAATTAAAAGTAACATCAAGAAGAACCATAGAGAGCTGCAAAAAGAAAATGGTTTCTGGATGAGTACCATTGTATCTAGTTTAGAGAACGATCTTCCAATTGATTCTCAAGAAAAATTTGAAGCTTTAGTAGATAAAATAACTATAAGCGATATCAAGATTACAGCCGTTCGTCTAAATAAAAATCCTGCGATTGTGGAAGGTGTTTTAAGCCCAAAAAATCAAGAAGACGATTTAAATACAGCTGTAGATTAA
- a CDS encoding TlpA disulfide reductase family protein, with translation MTRQTLYIAVTLALIGFTACKKDKKQVAFADQKIEIIQSKLDSLAALNNKVSDSLLLEKLEQLSKSDEEAKIKLSYNYYYRLDEPEIVDSLTKLSIKKFPKGIQTRFAEYQKIFSKDSLNEQINQYDAWVKQFPPENYSFDDRDIYNIAIYYLLEKSVNQNKAALTTALKNRLLDHPSKVNTLYNMAVLYLNNGQIDLSKTSLDKGLAEIDKWFNNSNLTKESKKVLESRHLDLLRLYAFLLAENDECNKAIDYFEAYKNETNFIDTEANLKYADCLEATGQKTKAFEQLKEVVKLHDQVAEENYPRFKSLFLESQGNEQDFAALEKAMQQELDASLKEEVIENMITEKAPEFSLIKMNGEKISSSDLKDKILVVDFWATWCAPCKASFPAMQQVKDHYNDDPNIKFLFVNTMESGLPSEVKPKIEKLLKSNSYDFEMFLDTKDDSNTYKMAKAYQIKAIPYKFIIDGEGNIRYKIKGYEGNLEIEKKKLIAMINAVKDKQS, from the coding sequence AGATCAAAAGATCGAAATTATCCAATCTAAGCTAGATTCTCTGGCAGCTTTGAATAATAAAGTTTCAGATAGCCTGCTTTTAGAAAAGCTGGAGCAATTAAGTAAAAGTGACGAGGAAGCCAAAATAAAATTATCCTATAACTACTATTATCGTCTTGACGAGCCGGAAATAGTAGATTCACTCACAAAATTATCTATTAAAAAATTCCCAAAAGGAATTCAAACCAGATTTGCCGAATATCAAAAGATTTTTTCCAAGGATAGTTTAAACGAGCAAATCAATCAATACGATGCCTGGGTAAAGCAATTTCCACCAGAGAATTATTCGTTTGATGATCGCGATATTTACAATATTGCTATTTATTACCTTTTAGAAAAAAGTGTAAATCAAAATAAAGCAGCGCTCACTACAGCTTTGAAAAATCGACTTTTAGACCATCCTTCTAAGGTAAACACGCTTTATAACATGGCGGTTTTATATCTTAACAATGGGCAAATCGATTTATCTAAGACTAGTTTGGATAAAGGATTGGCTGAAATAGACAAGTGGTTTAATAATTCTAATCTCACGAAAGAATCAAAAAAGGTACTTGAAAGCAGGCATCTTGATCTTTTGCGGCTTTATGCATTTCTTTTAGCTGAAAATGACGAATGTAATAAGGCTATCGATTATTTTGAAGCCTATAAGAATGAGACCAATTTTATAGATACTGAAGCCAATTTAAAATATGCCGATTGCCTTGAAGCTACCGGACAAAAAACTAAGGCATTCGAGCAGCTTAAAGAAGTGGTTAAACTTCATGATCAGGTTGCAGAAGAAAATTATCCTCGGTTTAAAAGCTTGTTTTTGGAATCACAGGGCAACGAGCAGGATTTTGCTGCTTTGGAGAAAGCGATGCAGCAAGAATTAGATGCTTCATTAAAAGAAGAAGTAATTGAAAATATGATTACTGAAAAAGCGCCAGAATTTAGTCTTATTAAAATGAATGGTGAAAAGATTTCCTCTTCAGATTTAAAAGATAAAATTCTTGTGGTAGATTTTTGGGCTACATGGTGTGCTCCTTGCAAAGCTTCTTTTCCCGCAATGCAACAGGTGAAAGATCACTATAATGATGATCCGAATATCAAGTTTCTTTTCGTTAATACGATGGAATCTGGATTGCCATCTGAAGTGAAACCTAAAATTGAAAAGCTACTAAAATCAAATTCGTATGATTTTGAAATGTTTTTGGATACCAAGGACGATAGCAATACTTACAAAATGGCTAAAGCTTATCAGATTAAGGCCATTCCGTATAAATTTATAATTGACGGAGAAGGTAATATTAGATATAAGATCAAAGGTTATGAAGGCAACCTTGAAATAGAGAAAAAGAAGCTAATCGCAATGATCAATGCTGTAAAGGATAAACAATCATAA